Within the Rosa rugosa chromosome 2, drRosRugo1.1, whole genome shotgun sequence genome, the region TGATGGTAGTATATCTCTTCCTCCACATACCCTCTCCTTAAATCCTCTCAACCAAGAAGTACCTATTGCGGTTACCAGCGAGATTGCCACTGAGACCATTAATGCATCTGTTGCTTTGGGGTCCTCTAGGGCCTTAGTGACTAATGCATCTGGGTCATTGATACCAAACCCCGTTGATTTAGATGGTGGTGATAAGGAGGAAATGAGTTCACATCGCTCTCAAGTGAGGGCTGAGCAATCACAAACCCTTTACTATCAACATTCTAATTTTGGATCTCAACCTTTCAATCATTTTGCTGGACCATATGTGACACCTAATAGCTATCAGTTCTTTCCCAGTCCACAGTTCCACCAAATTCCATCAAGCAATAGTTTGGATCCATTTACTATGACCTATTCAGGACCCTACTCATACACTCCCATGAACTTTGTGAACGCACCCACACAACCACCGCAGTCATCAACAATTCAAGGCTACCCTAGCTCTTATATTCCACAATCCATGGGGACAACTCAACCTACATTTGCCACCTCCACAACACCCATGCCTCATTACAGTTATACACCCTACATATCTCAGTCACACCATACCCACACTGTGGCCCAAAGTTCACCAAACCAACAGCCACATGGATATCCATCCCGACAATTCTATCAGCAAGTTACTCACTCTTTTGATCCAAACCTACCTACCATGAAGCAAATGAAGTTGGAATTCAACGTTTTCAGTGGCGGGGACCCGGTTGAGTGGTTGAACAAGGCAGAGcaatattttgatttttatCAAATACCAAATGACAGAAAGTTAGCTATTGCTACTATGCACTTAACAGAGAAAGCTTCTGATAGATGTTTCATGTTCAAGCATGAGTTCCCAAATACATGGCTAGGATTAGCTGATCTATTGATGAGAGAGTTCAGTGGGCACAATGTGATTGATTACCAAGCCACCTTAGCCAGGATGTCTCAAGTGGGAAGTGTGGAACAATACATTGACCAATTCACTAGATTGTCCAGAAGAGCTCCAGGTTTCTCTCAACAGGTGCTGCTATCTTGTTTCCTAAGGGGACTTAAGGATAACATAAGAGCCGATGTCAAGGCTCAGAAGCCAAAAACACTGTATAAGGCTTGTGAGTTAGCCAAAATCTATGAGGAGagagaattaaagaaacaacaAGCGAGAGGAACTTTTGTTAACAGAAACAACACTGGGGTCCAACCTAGAAATGTTAATGCAGGAGGTAAAGCTTGGGGTATTCCACTAGCCAATCCAGCTAGACCACAAGCTGCCCAACCAGTGGGGGTAGTCAATCAAGTTGGTGGAAACAGGAGGTTAACACAATTGCAGAAGAGGTCAAGCAATGATGATAATTGAACCTGAATACCCTAAACCTGAATACCAAGAGAGGAGAGCAATAAACCAATGTTTCTTCTGTGATGATATTTTTAGGCCAGGCCACAATTGCAGAAGAGGTCAAGCAATGATGATAATTGAAGTGCTACAAGATGAGGTGAACATGCATGGTCCAATTCATGATGAGGAGTTGGAGGAAGCTCATCCAACTTCAGAAGAAGTTGAAAATCCGGACGTGGAATTACAAGTCATGGGAGATGGGAGCAGTACATCAACCATGCAACTCAAGGGAGAAATCAACCACAGAATTAATGCACATGTATTGATAGATTCGGGTGCATCCCACAACTTCATTCACCCTGCACTCATAAAAAATCAAAGACCACTGTTCATTCCATCAACCCTCTCAGAGTAAGGCTTGCTAGTGGGGCAATCATGCACACTAAAGGGCAGGTGAGGCTTGATCTGTGTTTGCAACAATTCCATTTTTCTGCTGATTTCTATGTCTTACCTGTTTCAGGATGTGAAATAGTTTTGGGGGCCACTTGGCTAAGAACCTTGGGGGACATAACCTGGAATTTTGATACCATGAGAATGAGGTTTCACAACAAGGGCAAGGAATATTTGTTGCAGGGTGAAACTGAAACACAAGCTGCAGTTGTAGGCTGCAAAGTTATGTCTCGGATActcaaaaaagagagaaaagccATCTTGGTCCAGCTTAATCAGATAACCACTCCCCAAGCCAAGGAAGCCATTCATCCTAATATTCAAAGGTTGATACAAAAATATTCTGGAGTATTTGAAACACCAAGATCACTACCACCTGCAAGGCCACAAGACCACAGGATTGAGTTGGTGCCTAACACAGCTCCTATTAATGTTAGGCCTTACAAATATCCACATTTCCAGAAAACAGAAATTGAGAAGATTGTGCAAGAGCTGCTGGATTCAGGAGTTATCAGGCCTAGTGTTAGCCCTTTTTCTTCTCATGTGTTACTAGTTAAGAAGAAAGATGGGACTTGGAGGATGTGTGTTGACTATAGGTCCCTCAATGCAGCTACTGTGAAAGATAAGTACCCAATACCAGTAGTGGATGAGTTGATTGATGAGGTACATGGTGCCACTGTGTATACAAAGTTGGATCTCCGGTCTGGATACCACCAAATTAGGATGGCAGAACAAGACATAAACAAAACTGCATTAGAACTCATTCCGGACATTATGAGTTTTTGGTGATGCCATTTGGACTAACTAATGCACCATCGACATTCCAGTCAGTTATGAATAAAGTTTTGAGAGATTATCTGAGACAATTTGTGCTTGTATTCTTTGATGACATCTTGGTCTACAGTCCTTCCATGGAGACTCACCTACAGCATCTGGAATCAGTTTTTCAAAAATTACTTCAACATGCCCTGACAGTCAAGGAAAGCAAGTGCAGCTTTGGATCACCTCAGGTGGAGTATCTAGGTCATGTCATTAGTGCGGCAGGAGTGGCTGTAGATCCTTCTAAGATTGAATGCATCAAAAAGTGGCCACAACCTAAAACTCTCAAGCAATTAAGAGGGTTTCTGGGATTGGCAGGGTATTATAGAAAATATGTTAAAGGATTTGGCATAATTGCTAAACCTTTAACCGATATGCTAAAAAAGGATGGATTTCATTGGACTTCAAAGGCTTTGGAAGCCTTTGAAACACTGAAGGGAGCATTAATCTCCACTCCAGTTCTAGCCATTCCTGATTTTTCTAAGGAGTTTGTAGTTGAATGCGATGCATCGGACCTAGGCATTGGAGCTGTGTTATCTcaatctagacatcccattgccTTCATGAGCAAGGCATTAGCTCAAAGGCACTTAGCTCTTCCAGTATATGACAAGGAGATGTTGGCTGTGGTGTCTGCTGTACAACATTGGAGGCCCTATCTCTTAGGACATCATTTCAAGATCTACACAGATCATAAGACGATTGAGCATTTCCTGAATCAAAGAATAACCACTCCTGCCCAACAGAAATGGTTGTTGAAGTTGATGGGATATGACTACTCCATCCAGTATAAGGCGGGAAAAAACAATGCGGCTCCGGATGCTTTATCTCGAACCGTGCCTCTTGCAGCAATTACTGAGACATCACAACCAATTAATAGCTTTGTTTCAGACATTCAACAAGCCTTCCGGATTGATCCCGAAGCCTCTCAAATCATTCAATCTTTACAGCAGGACCCACAAGGTAAGAAACACTACACCATTGTCAATTCTCAGCTTTTATATAAAGGAAGAGTTTTTGTTCCAACGGCTGATAATTGGAGGTAGAAGATCATGGTGGAATTCCACGAAGGGCTAGTGGGGGGCCATGCTGGAAGAACCAGGACCTATAAAAGAATACATAGGAATTTTGCTTGGCCTGGTTTACAGAAAGACGTCAAGAGGTTGGTGGCCAATTGTGACATTTGCCAAAGAAACCACTATGAAACAATTCTACCACCTGGATTGTTACAGCCTCATGCCATTCCGGAAAGGGCTTGGAAGGTTATTTCTATGGACTTCATTAAAGGGCTGCCTAAATCAGAAGGGAAATCTGTAATTTGGGTAGTGATTGACAAGTTCACCAAGTATGCTCACTTCATTCCTTTAGCTCACCCCTATACAGCTACATCTATTGCTAAGGCTTTCATCAATGAGGTATTCAAACTACATGGTCTACCTGAGGATATCATTTCTGATAGGGACCCCATATTTCTCAGTTTATTTTGGGAGGCTTTCTTCAAGTTGCAAGGAACCAAACTTAGTAGGTCTACTgcttatcacccccaaactgATGGCCAGACTGAAAATTTAAACAGAACACTTGAGCAATACTTAAGGTGTGTTGTGGGAGATAAACCTCACACTTGGGTGCAGGCCTTACCTTGGGCGGAATGGTGGTACAATACTGCTTACCATTCAGCTTTGAAAATGACACCATTTCAGGCATTATATGGATATGAACCCTCTCCCATTATTCCTTATTTGCCCAGCTCTACATCAGTGGCTTCTGTGGATCAGCAACTGAAAAATAGGGATGAATTGTTAGCTGTGATCAAAAGAAATGTGAACCAAGCACAATCCAGAATGAATGGGCTCTATGATAAAAAGCACACAGAGAGAGAATTTCAAGCTGGAGATTGAGTTTATCTTAAACTCCAGCCCTATAGGCAACACTCTATGCCTGCAAGAGTGTTTCACAAGCTCTCTGCCAAATATTATGGACCCTTCCAAGTGCTTGAGAAAATTGGAGAGGTGGCCTATAAACTGCAGCTTCCACCTTCAGCTAAAATACATAATGTATTCCATGTGTCACttttgaagaagaaggttgGTAATTTTGTTGTGGTGGAACCTCAATTACCCGCCATCCATGATACTTCCAATTCAAGGTGGGCACCAGAAGCTGTTCTACAAACTAGAATGGTGAAATGACGTGGTGAAGCTGCCACACAATGGCTCATACAGTGGTTTGGGACCTCCCCTGACGAGGCAACGTGGGAATTTGCTCACGACATTATCCAGAGGTACCCAGACTTTCAGTTTTAGCTATGAAACTTGAGGACAAGTTTGTTTTGGTGGAGGAAGAATTGTTACGAGTCAACTTTGACTAGGTTTGATTGAATATAGCTGCCCGTTAGCATGGTTTGCACGTGGCCACTATTAATTAGGCAGTATTGGGTTTATTACAGTACTCGGTTCAATTGTTGTTGCTTAGCTCAATTATTGTAGTTTTCTGCTTTCTGCGAATCTGCGATCTACTTGGTTGGATGAGACGTGGCTCCATCCTAACCCTTTAGCTGAGTATATATAGGATGTAATAGGGTTTCGTCAGCCATCTTTGAAtgaaatatattttcctttctgCTTTTAAATTTCcagtttcttcttttcttcgaTACCCAGGGGTAGATCCTTATCAAAATCCAATCATCAATATCAAGGTTTTCATCCGAAACTCTTCCAGCAACATTCCAAGTGCTTATTGTCAGCCTACATGAAACAATGTGCCCCAAGAAATTCCATTAAGAACCAAACGGGTGCTACTTCTAGGCCTAGCATTGCAGGAGGTAGAAAAACATAGACAAACCTCAAATCCTTTGTGTTTATGTACTGAGCATGAGTAGTTTCTGATTTTCCTCTCCTATGTCTTAACTGATAGCCAAAAGAAGGTGGATCTGAACCAATAAATATCATATTTATGTACATTATTAGACAAGAAGAATGTAAAAGCACTCCAAAATATGATATAACAAGCAGCTACATTTTTAAAATTCCCAAGTGGTTTCCTTTTCAAGGAACCCCATCATTTTTAAGGTCCAAGGTTGCAAAAATGATATCACCTTGTAGCCCcccaaataaaaacaaactaattgCTTTAGTTTTAATAGAAATACTGGATTATAGCACACATTGAACATCTAGAAATGGTTATTTGAGATCTGATTTGTAAAGTAAAACTGTGCAGCAGAAATGCTAATGCACAAAGCCAAATTTGTCATGATATAAAtctttcatacgaactccaaatggAGGCAGGCTGGTTTCATATGAAAGGTGGGAATGCCTACTTTTAAAGTACTGGTTTCTTAAGCAAGATTGTACATAAAAAGATActaaaagaaacagaaagaacATGACAGTGATACTGTTTTCAGAAATTCCTGCAACAGACCtgtaactttgaaaaatcataactaattataGAAAAATCTTTTTTAGGAGATTCCAAGTCTCAAATACTCTTTAACAAGTCCACTACAAATTCTCAGAAGAAAATAACTTCAAattattaacagaaaattacagTTTTACAGAAACAGGTCGCTGGGTCTGGAAACTGTAGTTTCTGAAATAATTTATACAAGTGATAGTCCAATTTGATAAGTACATCCAAACTCATATATAGTTTTGAAGAAAAGTGAGAACCGAAGACAAACTATCAAAGATCATGCATCAGTTCAGTTTGTCAAAACTCAAGCTATTTGGAAATATAAAATTGAAACAGAGTATGAGTTAACAACATCACAGAAATAAAAGCTTATTCCAATTGGTTTCTATAAGAACAGAGCTTAATCAAAGAGAGGCTAAAAGATATCCAGACGTGTATTTGAATATGAAGAGCTGCAAATCAATAGAAAGTAATCAAAGAATTGAGATTGAAATTATCTATGATCATAATTCTAACTAACGCTCATAAAATATATGATCATAAACTTTCCCAGGGTTATTAACCTTAGAAGTGTCTGCATGATGCCAGCTGATGCTGCTATCTACTATGTTTGGCAGGCGGGCAACCGTCTTCTCAAAGGATAGCTTTGATTCTTTGTTAATCTCAATGCATCTCACAGACCTAGAAAACAATTAGAATTTCACTTTATAAAGTTAGAGACTTCTGAGTTTTACTACTGTGCATTTACATAAATCTTAAATTCTTGCCTGCATTTTCTTGTAGCAGCCAATGATAAACTGATAACACCTGCTCCTGCATACAAATCAGCAACAGATGCTCCAAGAGGGACATACCTTTGTAGCTTCCGGAGCAGGGTATCAAATGCCTAGGATAAACTAGCATTAGGCAAGGTGATTAAGTATAACTGTTAAAATAAATTGAAGACGAATAGGTATTGTTTCCAAATTTCCAAAAGATAAAGTGTCAGAAAATATGTTTTCCAATCATAATGATTAACCAAAGATTCTTGTCATTTCATCTTTCAAATGACAACACCTTAAGGCTCAGTTAGACAATTACAATGATATtataatacatatatacatgAGTAATCTTAAGATTTGACGTGGGTTTGATTCCTCTATATTCAGAATTGACAGTAGCGGATGAATTGCACACGAAGTCAAGCATTTAAATCAAACTTCAATAGTCAGATTATGAGTTTAAAGTACCCGTGTGTTTGCTTGGCCGAAACTATATGGAGCCAAGGAAATATCAATTCCTCCCACATGTTCCCAAAAGTCTCTTTCTCCTAAAAGATGTCTCCATCTATTCCCAAAGATTATCTGCATCACCAGGTGAAAACATGTAATTAAAGACCAATCAAATGAGACAATGCTCAGAATATGTTGTCTTCTTCAGGGAACGCAGATATCCCCAAATCTCCACCCATCTATAATTCAATTTTCGATTGAttaccaaaaaccctaaaattgaaaACCCCCACCATTTTGATTTACCTTTTGAGAACTGACTGTGAATCAGTGATTTTCGCCAGCGCCTGAGATTTCTTTGACAGAACGCTTCCGGTTCTTCTTCATGTTCAGCTTCTCGTTAATAGAACATTAAGTAAAAGGTTACTTAAACCGAAAAATTGATATTTGCATCACGGTAACCACAAAAACAGTGTGACAGAGGGTTACCTTTGAAAAAGAACGGGGACGGGTGGAGGTACCGGCAACTgcaaatatatataaacaacaAATGCAACACAACAAAGAGTCAGAATGCTTAATTTGACCGGAGCAGCGGGAATCATCTTACTCTGGAAGTAAGATATATCATgattttcgaaaataaactgGAAATTGTAATATAAATATAAGGGCATCTAGTTTCATATTTATTTCCCTTCCCTCTCTCTTTTACACATGAAAAGGAAGTCATTAATTTGTTTTGGCAAAGAAACAGAATTAGACCATTTAGTAAGACACAAAGGCAGTGTCATGCCTAACCTTCACTCCTATCCATCTCAAGAACAATAGAACATCCCCAAATCAATCAAAACTTTCAGGGAGTTCATATTAAGAAGCAACACTCATTGGTACAATCTATTGAAATCTCATCTAGAGCCGAGTAAATATCCCCAAAACAATGAAAACCAACAATGAAATTCCGGAATGTCGACTAGTGTTTAAGTTTCCGTTACATGGGATCATATTgagaaagtaaaaataaaactataatTCTTTCCTGGATTATTCAACCAATacttaaaaataaatatgagTTGTCAGCTGCTTGAACTTGCAATTGGCATCAAACATAGCTAAAATCTTAAGACAAGAAAAGGGTGACCTTGCAATGACTTGTTAAATTCTGGTCTTTCATAATCAATAATCATTCCTCAAGTTCCAACCCAAATCCGAATAGTAATACACCATTACTAGAACTGAAATCATTATTCATGTTCTGAGAACTGAAATCATTATTCATGTTCTGAGAACAAAATAAACACGAATCAAGCTGTTTTCTTTGGAATGAAACAAAGGAGGAGAGAAATGGGGGCTTACGAAGATCTTCGTGATCGGAGAACTGGCGCTGACCAGTGGGCTTGTTCTTGTACTTTCCTCTGCCCATCGTTTCCAAACAAATTAAAGGCAGCAAAATTCCGCTTCAGAGATGATCGATCTCTCTAGGAAAATCTTTCCTGCCAGGAACGTTTCAAAAGTTTTGCTTGATTATGGCTTTTATGGCGCCTAGGGTTTGATTAGGATTTCCCAAACCCTAGTCGTCTTAGGACAAGGAGTGGTAGCCGGTCGCCCCTGGGATGTTTTCTTGGTTCACAGAAGCAATCGATTTCCCCCATTCGAGAGTGAGATTGAGAAAAGGGTTCTTTGCCTTCTTTCAGTCTTCCAAGatcccagagagagagagagagagcttgctcGTGGAGGTGATGGCGCCGCCAAGAGGCGGAGGCagttaatgagagagagagatagtagcGGGAGTGAGCGGAGGAGAGGGAAGCAGTGGTGGCTGTGGAAAGAGAGtgggagaggaaggaggagatggcTAGGATTCGGGGAATAGCAAGAGAGAAAATGGGTCGCCAGTTTTTTCACACAGTAGTGGAAAAATAATAAGTGTggggaatgaaaattttgttccccCGTTCCTGAAAATTTTTGACTTGGTCTTTCcgtgtttttgaaaatttttgattcaaaatatagacatcggtcaacagtaaaaAGCGATGTTAGTTATATGCATACAAATCGgaatttgaggaatcgatgttaatgatattcttttacatcgcgtgaattcctcaccgatgtaattgtcgtgatgtctatgagcataattctagtagtgtttaaCTGTCAAAAGTTACACAGCCACATGTACTTCATAGTAATACAATGTCTTCAATAAAGTAACTCACTCACCTCAATAACCTTTTGATCGCAGAGAGAGAAAGCCTCctacaagaatgaaaaaaaggaagaaaatacAAACCACAGAAGATTAGGAGACATAAGCTGCTGTAACAAGCATGGACAAGCCATGTAACATGCAAATTTCATATGAATGAAACTATCAGCTGCAAAAAGGCACCAGTAACGAACCTCCCCCATGCTGAGCACTTCCAATGCATCTTGGTAATTTTGTGCTTTAATAAGTTGCTCTGCATTAGTATGAAGCATCAGACCGATCATGATTGCCCTGTCAAACAACATTTCAAATCTTACTTCAAACTCAAAATTATGGGATTGCATCCCCTAAATTTCTCATAAAAATATCTAACTTGAGAACAAAAATTACTGAAACCTAATTAGATCATACCGCTGATCAGTCTCCAATCCCATTTGTACTGTCTTCCCACTCTGATCTTCAAGTACTATGTTGAAATCTTCAATTGGCAGTGAACCATCAGCGTGTCTCTTCAACAGCGCAGTTGCAGCAGCCCTATAAATTTAATAGATGCACAGCTTGGTTAAACCAAAACACAGACATATACTAAACAAAACACACAGGCCTGAAAGATAACCTTCCTTCTGAAACCAAAAGCTCATAGATAATTATAAGGTCTTGATAAAACTCACACTTTTCTGACTACCGAAAACACTATTTATTCAGTCAATCCGAAACAAAACCCGGAATAGAGTGTTCATCAGATAAACAGCCACCATAATCACACACTCATATGCAACGAAACCGATTCTACCACCAAACCAACTAACATACCCAAAGTTTTCATAAAGCCAAATGCATCCATCAAAATCCAACAAACCCATGACTAACACAACCCAACTTATGGCATAAACTATTACATTCGATATGAAAATTGTAGAATCTAATACGACACGGCATTATATCAAaatattatatcaattcaagGAACTTGCACAATTGAGACCAACTCAGAATCTCATTATTAAGCATAATGTCTATACTGATTTCATAGTTAATCGAATGCAAATTATTTCTCAACTTCCCATATCATAAATCAAACCACTCCATGCTCAATCCCAAAATCGGTAGATTCAATTTCATATTCCCTCCATATACTAAAGGACTAACAACAACATATTGGAGCAGAGATGCTACCTGAAACTGGTGAGGAAACCTGAGTCTATTCCTTCCGGCAGCCAACACTTAAAAAAGGATTTGCAGGTCCTAATTCAGTAAATCTGAAACTTGGTTTTCAAAATACAGTGTCTTCTTTGCAGGTCGCAATGGAGATTGAACCGGGCTTCTAAAATGAGCTATCGTTTTCAGATTTGTGTTTTCTTCAAATGGGCAATCTTGATGTTTTGTAGAGAATGAAAGGCGACGGAGAAGACTTTTTAGTGTTGGAACCTTATCTCCTCGATGCAGGAGTCCTTTCTCCTTCTCTCGAAAAAGCCCCTGTTGTAACCTGATCAATTTCTTTGCTGGATATAGTTTATAATTCTCGGGCTGATACCAAAATACATAATTCcaactaaaaatagaaacatgATTCATGATAGAGCCACTATACTcattaaaaagaaatgaaattctGATTCTGTCTTAGCAACATGCAAAAATTCTATGTTAAGTGTTTCAGTTTAGCCTGTCAATCATAAGTTTTACAAGTCGATTGGTGTAGGCACGCCCAATAATGTTCTGATCATAAAATATAAATGATAAAAAGAGTACATGatataaaacaaattaaaacatTCAAAATGTCAAAAGGAAAATTGTTTATCCAGTTTACATGGTTCATAAGGTTTGGCACAAGGCCATAccaaaattgaaagagaaaaatatGGAGTGCCAAGGCAGACAGTTCAATCCAAGATTACAAAGAAACATTAAAACAAAATTCTTATCTTATGATCTTATAGAGTTGGGCACTTTGATACTCTGAAAACTAATACAGATTGATTGTTGTCGAATGCAACTGTTTATTCTTCAACTGAAGGAAAGCAAATGTCTTACGAGCCTAAACCTGAAGATGAAAGCAAACAGCACGAAGATACAAATAGACGGTAAGAAAACAACTTTATTTCCAAAATCAGAATAACGTAAATAAAGTATGTGACAGAATAGTTACCATTCATTTCTCAAAGCATTCTTTGCCGCCTAATCAACATTGCCCTCACATAAACCCAATCCCGTAAAACATTCAAGAAACCAAAGTATGTGTATCTCCATGACCGGTTGAATATCAAACTGCCACAAACTCCCCAAAATCCAACAACAAACCCAAGCCCCATGCTGACATAAAATCCGAATGATATTagctcatcttcttcttctttaggaACTTGTTTGGACCTTGTTTCTCCTGTAGGGCAGATCTTTTGTAGTGGAAGTCCACAAAGTTGAGGATTTTCTGCATAAGTAGAGGGATCAAAGCTTTGGAGCTGAGTACCGATTGGGATTTTACCTGATAAGTTGTTATTCGACAAGTCCAAGACACCAAGACCATACATCTGAGAAAGGCTTGTAGGGATTCTTCCATATATATGGTTTCTTGACAAATCGAGGAAGTCTAACGACTGCAACTTCCCAATTTGAGGAGGCATTTGACCTGTTAGATAGTTTCTTGATAAATTTAAAGAAACCAATCCAATTAGATCAGTGATTTGACGAGGAATCTCCCCATCTAATCTGTTGCTTGAGAAATCAATGCTTTTTACAAGTCCCAATGTGCTTTTGTACTTGGACATTCTTCCTTTCCATATTAAAGATGCATCATCTTCGTAATGTACATAATAAATTGTTGCAAATACAGAGTGCATGATGCTTGGGCTTGAACTTCCTTTTTGAGCCAAAGTAGTCAGATTGTTCAGGCATTGAGGTATGGTACCAGAGAAGCAGTTCCTAGACAAATCCAAAAGTTGAATGTCTTTCAGATGGCATAATTCCAAAGGCAGGCTTCCACTAAATTGATTAGATCGAAGAATGAGGATAGCCAACTTGGAAAAGCTAATCCCCATCCATTCAGGTATCTTTCCTGTGATCCTATTTTCTCCAATATCAAAAAATTGTAAGTTTGTACAATTCTTCAAGGATGAAGGCAATTCTCCCGCAAAATTGTTCTTGCTAAGCTTCAATGTTTCAAGAGAAGCTAGGGAACCAATTGAAGtaggaatttttccagaaaaagcATTGTTACTCAAGTCAAGAATGACTAGATTTTCTAAATGCTTCCAACAATTTGGAAGTTCTCCGGAGAAAGAATTGTTTGATAGATCAAGAAATGTTAAATTCCTATTTTTGCTTGCACACAAGAAAGAGATCCTCCCTGAAAGTTTATTACTGGATAGATCCAGAGATGACAGTCCTGATGGTAGCGAGTGAATTGGCCCTTCCAATTGGTTTGAACTCAGAGATAAAACACGATATTGAGAGAATTTCATAGAGTTATCTTGAAACCAGCTTGGAATGATATCATAAATTCCAGCATCAGAAAGATCAAGCTCGTAAAAGCTTCTCAGAGATGTTCGAAGCCATTTTGGGAAATGTGGCCCGATTTTGCAAGACATTAATCTTATCC harbors:
- the LOC133732408 gene encoding uncharacterized protein LOC133732408 — encoded protein: MGRGKYKNKPTGQRQFSDHEDLLAGTSTRPRSFSKAFDTLLRKLQRYVPLGASVADLYAGAGVISLSLAATRKCRSVRCIEINKESKLSFEKTVARLPNIVDSSISWHHADTSKLRHRRGKSETTHAQYINTKDLRLTISTWNVAGRVSDENLDIDDWILIRIYPWVSKKRRNWKFKSRKENIFHSKMADETLLHPIYTQLKG